The Sporosarcina ureae genome includes a region encoding these proteins:
- a CDS encoding thioesterase family protein, producing the protein MEQKTFNYSTDVLKEWVDYNGHMNDAAYAQAFSAAVDSFMEYIGLDEKGRETYSYTIFTLETHLCYLLEASEGEKLDIAAQLLDTDEKRLHIFFNMMNADGQLVATSEQMLMGIDTETGKAAPFPSAFSNTIKTKAQADHQLEIPKQAGRTIGIRR; encoded by the coding sequence ATGGAACAGAAGACATTTAACTATTCCACCGATGTGCTAAAAGAATGGGTGGATTACAACGGACATATGAACGACGCTGCTTATGCGCAAGCGTTCAGCGCGGCTGTCGATTCATTTATGGAATATATCGGTTTGGATGAAAAAGGCCGTGAAACTTATAGTTATACGATTTTTACATTAGAAACCCATCTCTGTTATTTATTAGAAGCAAGTGAAGGTGAAAAGCTGGATATTGCTGCACAGCTCCTTGATACAGATGAGAAACGATTGCATATCTTTTTCAACATGATGAATGCAGATGGTCAACTCGTTGCAACAAGTGAGCAAATGCTAATGGGGATCGATACTGAGACAGGAAAAGCAGCGCCTTTTCCGTCCGCATTTTCAAATACGATCAAAACAAAAGCGCAAGCAGATCATCAGCTGGAAATACCTAAGCAAGCAGGACGTACAATCGGCATTCGCCGATAA
- a CDS encoding 3-hydroxyacyl-CoA dehydrogenase NAD-binding domain-containing protein: MSTPIVKKVAVIGTGVIGNGWIARFLAQGLEVVAYDPVEGAEARTKAAIQQAWPSLEHMGLNPETSADRITFAPSIEEAVKNAVVIQENVPERLELKKSVLAEIDQYAKPEAIISSSTSGIMPSTLQEDLQNPERLIVAHPFNPVYILPLVELVGGQKTDPAIITQAEEFYTSITMKPLVIQKEIEGHVADRLMEALWREALHLVNDGIATTEEIDASIIYGAGLRWAQMGPFLTFHLAGGEKGMRHMLEQFGPALKLPWTKLEAPELTDELKEKVIEGCETHAGESSVAELEVKRNEFLVKLLDLVEEYWHEPAKASK; the protein is encoded by the coding sequence ATGAGTACACCAATTGTAAAAAAAGTAGCCGTTATTGGCACAGGCGTTATTGGAAATGGCTGGATTGCACGTTTCCTTGCTCAAGGTTTGGAAGTAGTCGCATATGACCCGGTTGAAGGAGCAGAAGCGCGAACAAAAGCTGCTATTCAGCAAGCGTGGCCGTCGTTAGAACATATGGGACTGAATCCTGAAACATCTGCAGACCGTATTACATTCGCACCTTCTATTGAAGAAGCTGTTAAAAACGCAGTCGTCATTCAGGAAAACGTGCCCGAACGTTTGGAATTAAAGAAGAGCGTTTTAGCTGAAATTGATCAGTACGCAAAACCGGAAGCGATTATTTCTTCGAGTACTTCAGGCATTATGCCAAGTACATTGCAAGAAGACTTGCAGAATCCTGAAAGGCTTATCGTTGCACACCCGTTCAACCCTGTTTATATTCTTCCTTTAGTTGAACTAGTAGGCGGTCAAAAAACGGATCCGGCAATTATCACGCAAGCAGAAGAATTTTATACATCTATTACGATGAAGCCTCTCGTTATTCAAAAAGAAATCGAAGGACATGTGGCTGACCGTTTAATGGAAGCACTTTGGCGTGAAGCGCTTCATTTAGTTAATGACGGGATTGCAACAACTGAAGAAATTGATGCTTCTATTATATATGGGGCAGGATTACGCTGGGCGCAAATGGGACCATTCTTGACATTCCATCTCGCGGGCGGAGAAAAAGGAATGCGCCATATGCTTGAACAATTTGGTCCCGCATTGAAATTGCCATGGACGAAATTAGAAGCGCCTGAATTGACTGATGAACTGAAAGAAAAAGTAATTGAAGGCTGTGAAACACATGCTGGTGAAAGCTCAGTTGCTGAATTGGAAGTAAAGCGCAATGAGTTTTTAGTGAAACTTCTTGATTTAGTAGAAGAATATTGGCATGAACCGGCAAAAGCTTCAAAGTAA
- a CDS encoding 3-keto-5-aminohexanoate cleavage protein, whose product MKNKVLLTAAVTGAGDTTGISQYVPITPKEIADSAIESAKAGATVAHIHARDPKTGGISHDVEHYREIMDRIRDSEVDVIVNITAGGGGDFIPNLDTPAAGGTGTFIQTPDERHRPVGELLPEMCTLDCGSLNFGDMIYLSPAEWLRKHAKLIQESGVKPELECFDTGHLRFAKQLIDEGLIDGDPMFQFCLGIPWGAEADAETIMYFKSRLPENAHWSAFGIGRMQLPIAMQTAMLGGNIRVGLEDNLYLSKGVFAKNEQLVDKAVGMLHSNGIEIMTPQEAREFYKLKNPVGGKA is encoded by the coding sequence ATGAAAAATAAAGTTTTACTTACAGCAGCAGTCACAGGTGCAGGAGACACAACTGGCATTAGCCAATACGTTCCGATTACACCGAAAGAAATTGCAGATTCTGCAATTGAATCAGCAAAAGCTGGTGCAACAGTTGCTCACATACATGCACGTGATCCGAAAACTGGCGGGATCAGCCATGACGTTGAGCATTACAGAGAGATTATGGATAGAATTCGAGATTCAGAAGTTGATGTGATCGTTAATATTACAGCAGGTGGCGGCGGCGATTTTATTCCTAACTTAGATACACCGGCTGCAGGAGGTACAGGCACATTCATTCAAACGCCGGATGAGCGTCACCGTCCTGTCGGAGAGTTGCTTCCTGAAATGTGTACGCTTGACTGCGGAAGCCTTAACTTCGGCGATATGATTTACTTAAGTCCTGCTGAATGGCTTCGTAAACACGCAAAACTGATTCAGGAAAGCGGTGTGAAACCTGAGTTGGAATGTTTCGACACTGGCCATCTTCGTTTTGCAAAACAGCTCATTGATGAAGGATTAATTGATGGGGACCCGATGTTCCAATTTTGCTTAGGTATTCCATGGGGGGCGGAAGCGGATGCTGAAACGATTATGTATTTTAAAAGCCGCCTTCCAGAAAATGCACACTGGTCTGCATTTGGGATTGGACGTATGCAATTGCCAATAGCAATGCAAACTGCAATGCTTGGCGGGAATATTCGTGTCGGCTTGGAAGATAACTTGTATTTATCAAAAGGGGTATTTGCAAAAAACGAGCAGCTCGTCGATAAAGCTGTCGGTATGCTTCACAGCAATGGCATTGAAATAATGACTCCGCAAGAAGCTCGAGAATTCTATAAACTGAAAAACCCCGTTGGAGGTAAGGCGTAA
- a CDS encoding TetR/AcrR family transcriptional regulator — MTGSTRKIDILDAASKIVAEKGIFHLTIEAVAAEAGISKGGLLYHYKSKEVLVEKMVEHLARNYKTKINTQAEEDEKERGKFTRAYLDVTFKKGYPNKDMHSGLLAAKAINPILMRPIREAYLEWQHEVEEDGIDPVIATIIRLASDGIWLADLFDINPIRGEQKELVYKKLREWTAQ, encoded by the coding sequence ATGACTGGGAGCACAAGAAAAATAGATATTCTGGACGCCGCTTCTAAGATCGTTGCGGAAAAAGGGATTTTTCATTTAACGATTGAAGCTGTGGCAGCAGAAGCAGGTATTAGCAAGGGCGGTTTGCTCTATCATTATAAATCAAAAGAAGTGCTCGTTGAAAAAATGGTTGAACATTTGGCCAGGAATTATAAAACTAAAATAAATACACAAGCCGAAGAAGATGAAAAAGAAAGAGGGAAGTTTACCCGCGCGTATTTAGACGTCACGTTTAAAAAAGGTTATCCGAATAAAGATATGCATTCGGGATTACTTGCTGCGAAGGCTATTAATCCAATTTTAATGCGTCCGATCCGAGAAGCTTATTTGGAATGGCAACATGAAGTGGAGGAAGATGGAATTGATCCCGTTATTGCTACGATTATCCGGTTAGCGTCTGATGGTATTTGGCTGGCTGACCTGTTTGATATTAACCCGATTAGGGGTGAGCAAAAAGAACTAGTTTACAAAAAATTACGTGAATGGACCGCGCAATAG
- a CDS encoding siderophore ABC transporter substrate-binding protein translates to MKKWSLFVLIFTCMLVISACGSKDTDKQADESSSTTQEGAESTEIKIQHELDDQEVVLNKVPEKIVVLDFGVLDTLDSLGIEVAGVPQNVVPEYLKKYAGSEYTSVGSLVEPDFEAIDGMKPDLIIIGDRQAEMYDEFTGIAPTVYMSVDFTNYMDSFTDNMETIANIFNKEEQIDKELTEINEKVDAIQEKTKDLDAKTLIVMVNEGKISAYGPGSRYGGFIHDVAGYKAVDENIEKAKFGQTINFEYITEKNPDIIFVVDRSAVLNTAHDSTKEMFENELVKRTNAYKNDHIIYLDTEAWFYGGGLQSSKKMIEDTNAYWKE, encoded by the coding sequence ATGAAAAAGTGGTCTTTATTTGTATTAATATTTACCTGTATGCTAGTGATCTCTGCATGCGGATCTAAAGATACGGATAAACAAGCAGACGAATCATCTAGTACTACTCAAGAAGGTGCGGAATCAACTGAAATAAAAATTCAGCATGAACTGGATGATCAAGAAGTGGTGTTGAATAAAGTGCCAGAGAAAATTGTTGTACTAGATTTTGGTGTATTAGATACGTTGGATTCATTAGGCATTGAGGTTGCAGGTGTTCCACAAAATGTGGTACCTGAGTATCTAAAAAAGTATGCTGGATCTGAATATACAAGTGTAGGAAGTTTAGTGGAACCAGACTTTGAGGCGATTGATGGAATGAAACCGGACCTTATTATTATCGGGGATCGTCAAGCCGAAATGTATGATGAATTTACAGGTATTGCTCCAACCGTTTATATGAGTGTCGACTTCACGAACTATATGGATTCATTTACAGACAATATGGAAACCATCGCCAACATATTTAATAAAGAAGAGCAAATTGACAAAGAACTAACAGAAATAAATGAAAAAGTCGATGCTATTCAAGAGAAAACGAAAGATCTTGATGCGAAAACGTTGATTGTCATGGTGAATGAAGGAAAAATAAGTGCTTATGGACCTGGTTCGCGTTACGGTGGATTCATCCATGATGTTGCTGGGTACAAAGCGGTTGATGAAAACATTGAAAAAGCGAAATTTGGTCAAACCATTAATTTCGAATATATCACAGAAAAAAATCCAGACATCATCTTTGTTGTGGATCGTAGTGCAGTACTCAATACTGCTCATGATAGCACAAAGGAAATGTTTGAAAATGAACTGGTGAAAAGAACAAATGCGTATAAGAATGATCATATAATTTATCTAGATACAGAAGCATGGTTCTATGGCGGTGGATTGCAATCATCGAAAAAGATGATTGAAGATACAAATGCCTATTGGAAAGAATAG
- a CDS encoding TIGR04104 family putative zinc finger protein, producing the protein MPTCENCNNQWSWKQTIKKTSTLDPAMTCPYCGEKQYQTQKSKGKVGMLTPIVLLPLVIQLFFDVPGAILLSLFPILFILVIILYPFLVKVSTKEKYIGE; encoded by the coding sequence ATGCCTACATGTGAAAATTGCAATAATCAATGGAGTTGGAAACAAACCATAAAAAAGACGTCTACATTGGACCCGGCCATGACTTGCCCATACTGCGGTGAAAAACAGTATCAAACGCAAAAATCCAAAGGGAAAGTAGGGATGTTAACTCCGATCGTTTTATTGCCACTGGTCATTCAATTGTTCTTTGACGTGCCAGGAGCTATACTACTCAGTTTATTTCCCATTTTATTCATTTTGGTTATCATTCTATATCCGTTTTTAGTGAAGGTAAGTACCAAAGAGAAATACATAGGGGAATAG
- a CDS encoding class I SAM-dependent methyltransferase, with protein METEKRMELVNVIVEEVRPLLRGNESKKLVDYGSGSGLVSLELTDLVDSIVLVDSSKQALQDAEDKISARGITNCEVLYSDFTEDMPELQADIVFVSLVLLHIPDTKLILQKLFSILPNDGQLIIVDFDKNEKVSHPKIHSGFTHNEVKSLLTEVGFTSNTCKTFYHGKQLFANQDASMFIATSRK; from the coding sequence ATGGAAACAGAAAAACGAATGGAATTAGTTAACGTGATTGTGGAAGAAGTAAGACCATTATTACGAGGGAATGAATCAAAGAAGTTAGTAGATTACGGCAGTGGTTCTGGTTTAGTTAGTTTAGAACTAACGGACTTAGTAGATTCGATAGTGCTCGTGGACTCTTCAAAACAAGCGTTACAGGATGCCGAGGACAAAATTAGTGCAAGAGGCATTACAAATTGCGAAGTACTGTATTCAGACTTCACTGAAGACATGCCCGAACTTCAGGCTGACATCGTGTTCGTATCATTAGTTCTTCTTCATATTCCCGACACTAAATTAATTTTGCAAAAGTTATTTAGCATTTTACCAAATGATGGCCAGCTAATTATTGTGGATTTTGACAAAAATGAAAAAGTCAGTCATCCGAAAATTCATAGTGGATTTACGCATAATGAAGTAAAAAGTCTATTAACCGAAGTTGGATTTACATCTAATACATGTAAGACTTTCTATCATGGAAAACAACTTTTTGCGAATCAAGATGCATCGATGTTCATCGCCACTAGTAGAAAGTAA
- a CDS encoding transglutaminase domain-containing protein, with amino-acid sequence MKWLDGVVAYSILMAAFLVIRAMLFPEISLIPAVILVLLWMVARIWWKQRGGDLVLIASVIFSLIFLSKYIDDVKKTINALFITLLEHKHVYMDLLSVNETTSWLNGMILGQIALLVGSAVYYAVVNQKRWIPVALALVIWSIQVILGTSPSLFLDIVFFAMLIVTMLYMNQLSLRWWKRVAIVPVSLVMLMFAYTAISSNGDEEFTGSSKIEDIVRYQGDKWRYYKDQDPVLTAGNFRRLSTFTPGDYTALKVAMENPRPLYLKGFVGSTYTPSGWKEINGEAYMEQKSLLDALQKENFTGAKQLSLAAESSLPDQYEEAKLVIQNVGASSQYIYAPYELAELDDNLIRSKQADALHATGIFGRRTVEMNYMLISYTDYPQIANALYATKDTDYLRRESHYNQYVYNKYLAVPQDSLNVLRNHMDESVLDTETRLPYEETIQEVEKFLAQTMSYNEQAKPIKDHDFLTGILEDSKEGYSVHYATVATLAFRMLGTPARYAEGYIVGLDDVKDLQSYSEINVSEKNAHAWTEIYVDMVGWVPIEVTPGYAEKMPAINKKDYPALDGSDSPNTTGGSTAEPEMNDPTQVQEDQDKPEDSKQVNPNTIVWFWLNIFIALVMLILFVLYSLRKRKRQQKLGVKDHRLAVIHHVQYMVQMLEKEQVVEKQPSFEMIPEAVGNIDPQLRQEAEDGLKIYQKAKYSPHGVTKEERAKVETLFAHVYRAVKKSKKGLKRLKFIVRHQ; translated from the coding sequence ATGAAATGGTTAGATGGAGTAGTTGCGTATAGTATCCTCATGGCGGCCTTCCTCGTCATCCGTGCGATGCTGTTTCCTGAGATAAGTCTCATTCCCGCAGTCATTCTCGTGTTGTTGTGGATGGTCGCACGTATATGGTGGAAACAGCGTGGCGGCGATCTCGTCTTGATTGCGAGCGTTATTTTCAGTTTGATTTTCCTATCCAAGTACATAGATGATGTCAAAAAAACGATCAACGCCCTGTTTATCACACTTTTGGAACATAAGCATGTCTATATGGATCTATTATCCGTCAATGAAACGACTTCATGGCTAAACGGCATGATCCTCGGTCAAATTGCGTTGCTGGTCGGCAGCGCAGTATATTACGCCGTGGTGAATCAAAAGCGCTGGATTCCTGTTGCGCTTGCACTCGTCATTTGGTCGATACAAGTAATTCTAGGCACATCACCGTCATTGTTCCTCGATATTGTATTTTTCGCAATGCTGATTGTGACCATGCTGTATATGAATCAACTTTCACTACGCTGGTGGAAGCGAGTGGCGATCGTGCCTGTTTCACTCGTTATGCTTATGTTCGCCTACACGGCGATCAGTTCAAACGGTGATGAAGAGTTTACAGGCAGTTCGAAAATTGAAGACATTGTACGTTATCAAGGGGATAAGTGGCGTTATTATAAAGACCAGGATCCCGTGTTGACGGCTGGAAACTTCCGGCGACTTTCCACGTTCACTCCGGGCGACTATACCGCGCTAAAAGTCGCGATGGAAAATCCGAGACCTCTCTATTTAAAAGGATTTGTCGGGTCGACATACACGCCGAGCGGTTGGAAGGAAATCAACGGGGAAGCGTATATGGAACAGAAGTCTCTGCTTGATGCGTTACAGAAAGAAAATTTCACCGGAGCGAAACAACTGAGCTTGGCTGCAGAAAGTAGTTTGCCAGATCAGTATGAAGAAGCAAAGCTTGTCATTCAAAATGTCGGTGCATCCAGTCAATATATTTACGCACCGTATGAATTGGCGGAGCTAGATGACAATCTGATCCGTTCCAAACAAGCCGACGCGCTCCATGCGACAGGAATTTTCGGAAGACGTACAGTGGAAATGAACTATATGCTGATCTCGTACACCGATTATCCGCAAATCGCGAATGCGTTGTACGCGACAAAAGACACGGATTATTTACGTCGTGAAAGTCATTATAATCAATATGTCTACAACAAATACCTCGCTGTGCCGCAAGACAGTTTGAATGTCTTACGCAATCATATGGACGAAAGCGTACTCGATACGGAAACGCGTTTACCGTATGAGGAAACAATTCAGGAAGTAGAAAAATTCCTCGCACAGACGATGAGTTACAACGAACAGGCCAAACCAATAAAAGATCATGATTTCCTGACGGGAATTTTGGAAGATTCAAAAGAAGGCTATTCCGTTCACTATGCGACGGTGGCTACATTGGCATTTAGAATGCTCGGCACACCTGCGCGTTATGCGGAAGGCTATATCGTCGGACTGGATGACGTGAAAGATTTACAGTCATATAGTGAAATCAATGTCAGCGAGAAAAATGCCCATGCGTGGACAGAAATCTATGTCGACATGGTCGGTTGGGTGCCGATTGAAGTGACGCCAGGTTACGCTGAAAAAATGCCGGCAATCAATAAAAAAGACTATCCAGCTCTAGACGGATCCGATTCACCAAACACAACCGGTGGAAGCACAGCCGAACCTGAAATGAATGATCCAACACAAGTGCAGGAGGATCAAGACAAGCCGGAAGATTCCAAGCAAGTAAACCCAAACACGATCGTATGGTTTTGGTTGAATATTTTCATTGCGTTAGTCATGTTGATCCTGTTCGTGCTGTACTCCTTAAGAAAAAGAAAACGACAGCAAAAACTCGGGGTGAAAGATCACCGATTGGCTGTTATCCATCATGTTCAGTACATGGTACAAATGCTAGAAAAAGAACAAGTTGTTGAGAAGCAACCTTCATTCGAAATGATACCTGAAGCAGTTGGAAATATTGATCCGCAACTTCGACAAGAAGCGGAAGATGGATTGAAGATTTATCAAAAAGCTAAATACAGTCCGCACGGTGTGACGAAAGAAGAACGCGCGAAAGTAGAGACATTATTTGCGCATGTTTATAGAGCTGTAAAGAAATCGAAGAAAGGATTAAAGAGATTAAAATTTATTGTACGTCATCAATAA